Proteins encoded by one window of Rhineura floridana isolate rRhiFlo1 chromosome 9, rRhiFlo1.hap2, whole genome shotgun sequence:
- the TLX2 gene encoding T-cell leukemia homeobox protein 2: MEPSGLGLEGTVRTPTPPHEPIRFGIEQILGGPQQQQQQLQAACLGAVGALGEPDLAVYSGGYGAEYSPACSLGAYGLPRASVGGSRVIRVPAHRPVPSAPVHPQSAGAGLAFPWMESNRRLSKDRIAAALPPFSIARRIGHPYQNRTPPKRKKPRTSFSRAQICELEKRFHRQKYLASAERAALAKALKMTDAQVKTWFQNRRTKWRRQTAEEREAERQQANRLMLHLQHEAIQKSLGQPLPQDPLCLHNSSLFALQNLQPWAEEHRVTSVSGAAALV, encoded by the exons ATGGAGCCCTCTGGGCTGGGGCTGGAGGGCACCGTCCGCACACCGACGCCCCCGCACGAGCCCATCCGCTTCGGCATCGAGCAGATCCTGGGCGGcccgcagcagcaacagcagcagctgcaaGCCGCTTGTCTGGGTGCCGTCGGGGCGCTCGGGGAGCCCGACCTGGCGGTTTACAGTGGGGGTTACGGAGCAGAATACAGCCCGGCCTGCTCGCTCGGTGCCTACGGCCTTCCCAGAGCCTCGGTGGGCGGCAGCAGAGTGATCCGAGTACCCGCACACAGACCGGTTCCCTCCGCGCCCGTCCATCCCCAGTCCGCGGGAGCCGGCCTCGCCTTTCCCTGGATGGAGAGCAACAGGCGGCTGAGCAAGGACCGGATCGCAG CCGCCCTGCCGCCCTTCTCCATAGCCCGGCGAATCGGACACCCCTACCAGAACCGCACGCCGCCCAAGCGCAAGAAGCCGCGCACGTCCTTCTCGCGGGCGCAGATCTGCGAGCTGGAGAAGCGATTCCACCGGCAGAAGTACCTGGCGTCTGCGGAGCGAGCCGCCTTGGCCAAAGCGCTGAAGATGACCGACGCCCAAGTCAAGACCTGGTTCCAGAACCGCCGCACCAAGTGGAG GCGGCAGACGGCCGAGGAGCGCGAGGCGGAGCGCCAGCAGGCCAACCGGCTGATGCTGCACCTCCAGCACGAGGCCATCCAGAAGAGCCTGGGGCAGCCGCTCCCGCAGGACCCTCTCTGCCTGCACAACTCCTCGCTCTTCGCCTTGCAGAACCTGCAGCCCTGGGCGGAGGAGCACAGGGTCACGTCGGTCTCGGGGGCAGCGGCTCTGGTGTGA
- the LOC133363961 gene encoding alpha-internexin-like has protein sequence MDSEAFSWRRPWEEGRGGARSVRVSFAPPLPRRSALLSSTLGPVADLAQVCNLNAELLGLRAREKEQLVELNDRFATYVERVRDLEHRNRSLLLELEALRRQQRAPARLWQLYGQEARGLRALLDAETSDKVRLEAERDSLRQTRGQLRERCAQEARRRLDAERALRRLRKDAARAALATGDADGVAGCLRAELAFLQKLLGEERAELVSQAELAAATRAAVAEGGPAAGTARPDIAAALRDIRCQYESLAAKNLQAGEEWYRSRFASVADLASRNQEAVHSIRQETAEYRQLLQSRSGEIETLCGANHSLHKQLESLEEQQSAELARCQERVAELERGISDAKEEMARYMHEYQELLNVKMALDIEIAAYRKLLEGEEMWWASSSLQLLMK, from the exons ATGGACTCCGAAGCCTTCAGCTGGCGGAGGCCCTGGGAGGAGGGCCGCGGCGGGGCGCGCTCGGTCCGGGTCAGCTTCGCCCCGCCGTTGCCCCGCCGATCGGCTCTCCTCTCCTCCACGCTTGGCCCCGTGGCTGATCTGGCGCAGGTGTGCAACCTGAACGCGGAGCTCCTCGGGCTGCGCGCCCGGGAGAAGGAGCAGCTGGTGGAGCTCAATGACCGCTTCGCCACCTACGTCGAGCGGGTGCGGGACCTGGAGCACCGGAACAGGTCGCTGCTGCTGGAGCTGGAGGCGCTGCGGCGGCAGCAACGGGCCCCGGCACGCCTGTGGCAGCTCTACGGGCAGGAGGCGCGCGGCCTGCGGGCCTTGCTGGACGCCGAGACCAGcgacaaggtgcgcctggagGCCGAGCGGGACAGCCTGCGCCAGACCCGCGGGCAGCTCCGCGAGCGCTGTGCCCAGGAGGCCCGGCGGCGCCTGGACGCCGAGAGGGCTCTGCGCCGCCTCCGCAAAGACGCTGCCCGCGCCGCGCTGGCCACCGGCGACGCAGACGGGGTGGCCGGCTGTCTGCGAGCAGAGCTGGCCTTTTTGCAGAAGCTCCTGGGCGAGGAGAGGGCTGAGCTAGTGTCCCAAGCCGAGCTGGCTGCAGCGACCAGGGCGGCAGTGGCGGAGGGCGGCCCGGCGGCGGGGACTGCCAGGCCGGACATCGCCGCCGCGCTGCGCGACATCCGCTGTCAGTACGAGAGCCTGGCGGCCAAGAACCTGCAGGCGGGAGAGGAGTGGTACCGCTCCAGGTTCGCCTCGGTGGCCGATCTCGCCAGCCGCAACCAGGAGGCCGTGCACAGCATCCGCCAGGAGACCGCAGAATACCGGCAACTCCTGCAGTCCCGCTCGGGAGAGATCGAGACCCTTTGCGGCGCCAACCACTCGCTCCACAAACAGCTCGAGAGCCTGGAGGAACAGCAGAGCGCCGAGCTGGCTCGCTGCCAG GAGAGAGTGGCAGAACTGGAGCGAGGGATCTCAGACGCCAAGGAGGAAATGGCACGATACATGCATGAGTACCAGGAGCTGCTGAATGTCAAGATGGCACTGGACATCGAGATAGCTGCGTACAG GAAACtgctggagggggaggagatgtggTGGGCCTCTTCTTCCTTGCAGCTCCTGATGAAGTGA
- the LOC133363703 gene encoding interleukin-12 subunit beta-like → MILVVALLGVAVAEDVSGAFPTRLKVGNVTHSVDLSCEALPGQKVHWEVEDEALVEMEQMPPWGHRLRILNVDLSSAKNYTCWGPGGELLDSVVLAVQDPESPLFHREAGKAEAKVTCEAQSYNGHFSCSWKTSRPAAVRAHLRRKGLDSAICPSKEVAAPPGKGHILLEDCSFCPFAEQQETALEVELEGLGEDGSYENLRRELFLWDIVKPDFPRNLTVHRELDKKLELSWAPPESWHPSSTYFPLHYHLKLEYYDGDQKEANSDQLEETIEDGIEGMHCVQIRCQDPFSNLAWSPWSPWARVG, encoded by the exons ATGATCTTGGTGGTGGCTCTGCTGGGAGTGGCGGTCGCTGAGGACGTCTCCGGCGCTTTCCCCACCAGAT TGAAGGTTGGGAACGTCACTCACAGCGTGGACCTGAGCTGCGAGGCCCTGCCTGGGCAGAAGGTCCACTGGGAGGTGGAAGAtgaggccctggtggaaatgGAGCAGATGCCCCCCTGGGGCCACCGCCTCCGCATCCTGAATGTGGACCTCTCCTCTGCCAAAAACTACACCTGCTGGGGACCAGGAGGCGAGTTGCTCGACAGTGTCGTCCTGGCCGTTCAGGATCCAGAATCCCCCCTTTTCCATCGTGAAG CTGGCAAGGCAGAGGCCAAAGTGACCTGTGAGGCGCAGTCATACAATGGCCACTTCAGCTGCTCCTGGAAGACCTCACGTCCAGCTGCCGTCCGTGCCCATCTGCGCCGCAA AGGACTTGACTCTGCCATATGCCCCTCCAAAGAAGTGGCTGCGCCCCCTGGCAAGGGGCACATCCTGCTGGAGGACTGCTCCTTCTGCCCTTTTGCGGAACAGCAGGAGACGGCGCTGGAGGTGGAGCTGGAAGGTCTGGGGGAGGACGGCAGCTACGAGAACCTGAGGAGAGAGCTCTTCCTGTGGGACATTG TGAAGCCAGACTTCCCCAGAAACCTGACAGTCCACAGGGAGCTGGATAAGAAGCTGGAACTGAGCTGGGCTCCCCCAGAGTCCTGGCACCCATCCTCTACCTATTTTCCCTTGCACTACCACCTGAAGCTGGAATATTATGACGGTGACCAAAAGGAAGCCAACAGC GACCAGCTGGAGGAAACCATAGAGGATGGCATCGAGGGGATGCATTGCGTGCAGATCCGCTGTCAGGATCCTTTCTCCAACCTGGCATGGAGCCCCTGGTCTCCCTGGGCCAGAGTAGGATGA